From the Streptomyces sp. SN-593 genome, the window GAAGGAGTGGGCGCGTTCGACCTGGGTGGTGTCCCGGCGGTCGAAGTAGAGGGGGAAGAAACCGGAGGCGGCGGTGGGGGCGAGCATCGCGAAGGAGCGGGAGACCTGGACGTTCGCCTGGCGGGCGGCCGACGCGACCGTTGCGGCGCACCGGGCGACGTGTTCTCCGGTGAAGGGCAGGGCGACGTTGGCGCACAGGAAGCCCGGCAGTTCCCGGTCCTGGTCGAGGTCGGGGGCGAGCCGCCTTTCGCCCTCGGCGGATACGGGACGGCCGCTGCTGGCGGCGATGGTCTTGAGGGAGCGGTCGGAGGGGATGCCGTTGGCGAGGTTGAGCCGTGCCTGGAGGTAGTGCTGTTCTTCGGCGGTACGGGCCTTGGCGCGGTCGCGTTCGGTGTCGAAGCATTCGACGCGGTGGACCAGAGGGGTGAGGCGTCTGATCAGTTCGCGTTCGGCCTCGGCGCGCATGGCGCGGGTTCCGCGCACGGTGGTCTGGGCCCTCCATCGGGAATCGCCGGAGGCGTGGAAGAAGCGGATGTTCTGGTCGGTTCCGTCGGTGATCCGGATGTTGCCGTTCAGGACGGCGTCGTCGTGTGCCAGTCGCAACGCGTCGATGAAGCCCGGTAGTTGAGGCTCGGTCGCTTCGCAGGTGATCTCGAGGAGTTCGGTCAACCGATGAAGCCGGACGATCATTTTGGTCACGATGCCGAAGCTCGACTGGACGAACAGTCCTCGCAGGTCTGGGCCGATCCCGGGCGGATAGTAGTGGCCGTGCGGGGGATCGTCGGAGAGGTGCCACAGGCCGGTGCGTACGACACTGCCGTTGCCGAGGACGGCTTCGAGGCCGAGGACGTCGTCGATACGGGGGCCGAGGTTCCCGGCTCCCCGGTCCAGTGCGTTGCCGACGATGCTGGTGTCCCGCCCGGAACCGGTGACGTTGAGCTTGAGTCGGCTGCCGTGCGCGATCAGGTGGTCGGAGAGCTGTCCTTGGAGTACGCCGGGTTCGATGACGGCGTAGTGCAGGGACTCGTCGACGCCGATGATCGAGTTCATCCCGGCGAGGTCGACCAGAGCGACCGGTCCGCGGACCGGCAAGGCCGAGCCGAAGCCCCAGTTCCTGCCCGAACTCACCGGATGAAGGGGCGCACCCGTCGCACGCGCGACAGCGATGATCTGCCGCACGTCGTCCAGCGAGCCGGGCCGCAGGAGCGCGTACAGTTCGCGTTCCGGGTATTCGGAGGTGTTGAGCCGGCGCGTGCGCAGGCGATCCGGATCGGTGATCACCGCCTTCGGTCCCAGGACGGTCCGCCAGTGTGTGATCGCGAGGTCGAGGGCCTCGGCCGTCAGGGTCATCGGACCGTGCTCCTATCGGCTCGCGGCACCGGCGGGGGCCGGCGGTTGGTAGGCGTGGGTCTCCTGGCCGGCCTTCCAGGGGAAGAGCAGCATGTTCCACGAGTGGAGCCGGTAGGCGTACAGGCTGAACAGGGAGAAGAGGTCGAAGTACTCCTCCGGTGTGGTGATGGCGTCGAAGTGCCTGACCAGGCGCTGGAAGAAGTCGCTGATGGTTTG encodes:
- a CDS encoding FAD-binding oxidoreductase, with product MTLTAEALDLAITHWRTVLGPKAVITDPDRLRTRRLNTSEYPERELYALLRPGSLDDVRQIIAVARATGAPLHPVSSGRNWGFGSALPVRGPVALVDLAGMNSIIGVDESLHYAVIEPGVLQGQLSDHLIAHGSRLKLNVTGSGRDTSIVGNALDRGAGNLGPRIDDVLGLEAVLGNGSVVRTGLWHLSDDPPHGHYYPPGIGPDLRGLFVQSSFGIVTKMIVRLHRLTELLEITCEATEPQLPGFIDALRLAHDDAVLNGNIRITDGTDQNIRFFHASGDSRWRAQTTVRGTRAMRAEAERELIRRLTPLVHRVECFDTERDRAKARTAEEQHYLQARLNLANGIPSDRSLKTIAASSGRPVSAEGERRLAPDLDQDRELPGFLCANVALPFTGEHVARCAATVASAARQANVQVSRSFAMLAPTAASGFFPLYFDRRDTTQVERAHSFKEQVLRSLEDIHIYPMRMDIDGMTPFLDRHPSDFWDTTAALKATLDPQGVISPGRYSPAPAPTPTLDTDTDPPVFQTLLIPDTVGTNQDDPQP